A single genomic interval of Bacillus spongiae harbors:
- a CDS encoding S66 peptidase family protein, giving the protein MLKAKALKAGDQIGVITPSSPAPVLFKERYQRGLIQLEEMGFTIVEGKCSREIQSYRSSSIGTRAEEINEFIYNKDIKAIISTIGGLNSNSLLPYIDYEYLKRNPKVIMGYSDVTALLLAIYAKTGLTTFYGPAIIPSFGEFPKMLAKGREYFEDIVLLKKKAPFALDVPLEWTEERLEWETQSREKEMVKNEGWKTLREGIAVGTLIGGNLDTMSGIIGSEYFPNLKGAILFLEDTSKNMALEERLLSMLKVNGVFDDIAGLIIGKHEHFNDLKSPFSLDELLLEVIGDTNIPILSNVDIGHTFPSHVFPIGIKVKLNATKGIITFLEDGVVKDKVE; this is encoded by the coding sequence ATGTTAAAAGCCAAGGCTTTAAAAGCAGGAGATCAAATTGGGGTTATTACACCATCCTCTCCAGCACCTGTTCTTTTTAAGGAAAGATACCAACGGGGTTTAATCCAGTTAGAGGAGATGGGGTTTACAATTGTTGAGGGAAAATGCTCAAGAGAAATACAATCTTATCGTTCTAGTTCAATTGGAACAAGAGCAGAAGAAATAAATGAGTTCATTTATAACAAGGATATAAAAGCGATTATTAGTACAATTGGAGGCCTAAATTCAAATTCTTTATTGCCTTATATAGACTATGAATATTTAAAAAGGAATCCAAAAGTGATTATGGGATACAGTGATGTTACAGCACTTTTATTAGCAATCTATGCTAAGACAGGACTGACTACCTTTTATGGACCTGCTATTATTCCTTCATTCGGTGAGTTTCCTAAAATGTTAGCGAAGGGGAGGGAGTATTTTGAAGATATTGTCCTATTAAAAAAGAAAGCCCCATTTGCACTTGATGTACCATTAGAATGGACAGAGGAAAGGCTTGAGTGGGAGACGCAAAGTAGGGAAAAAGAGATGGTGAAAAATGAAGGGTGGAAAACGTTACGAGAGGGCATTGCCGTAGGAACGTTGATTGGTGGTAATTTAGATACAATGTCTGGCATCATTGGGTCAGAATATTTTCCAAATTTAAAAGGGGCTATTTTGTTTCTGGAGGACACTTCAAAAAATATGGCACTTGAAGAACGTTTGTTAAGTATGTTAAAAGTTAATGGGGTATTTGATGATATCGCCGGTTTAATTATTGGAAAGCATGAACATTTTAATGATTTGAAATCACCATTCTCACTCGATGAGTTACTATTGGAAGTGATTGGTGATACGAATATCCCAATTCTTTCAAATGTAGATATTGGCCATACTTTCCCTTCACATGTATTTCCAATTGGAATTAAAGTGAAGCTAAATGCTACAAAAGGAATCATAACGTTCCTTGAAGATGGTGTTGTAAAAGATAAAGTTGAATAA
- a CDS encoding cytochrome ubiquinol oxidase subunit I: MEFDSVILSRMLTSTTLAFHIIFATIGVGVPVMIAIAEFMGIKKKDPHYLLLARRWARGFTITVAVGVVTGTAIGLQLSLLWPSFMQVAGQVIALPLFMETFAFFFEAIFLGIYLYTWDRFKNRWIHWILTIPIMIGSSASALFITTVNAFMNTPQGFDLVDGKAINIDPIAAMLNPATPTKVFHVLTSSYMTSALILAAITAFAILKGSKGEYHRKALRLTMVAGFVFTIGTALAGDVSAKFLAEYQPEKLAAAEWHFETESNADLILFGTLDENNEIHNEIRIPGFLSFLAGGSLDTEVIGLNEFPEDELPPLWVHYLFDLMVSIGVFSLIITFFFIVAWKWKRLNEWWKPLLWGIVASGPLAMLAIEFGWIFAEVGRQPWILRGYMKVAEAATKGDGVGITFILFVLLYIVLAVLTIVVLIKMFKNKPAEAELEQRFPIKQ, encoded by the coding sequence ATGGAATTTGATAGTGTCATATTAAGTAGAATGCTCACATCTACAACTTTAGCATTTCACATCATATTTGCGACAATTGGTGTCGGTGTGCCTGTAATGATTGCAATTGCAGAATTTATGGGCATTAAAAAAAAGGATCCCCACTATTTATTATTAGCCCGAAGATGGGCAAGAGGATTTACAATTACAGTAGCTGTAGGAGTCGTGACAGGAACGGCGATAGGATTGCAGCTTTCTTTATTATGGCCTAGCTTTATGCAGGTGGCAGGTCAGGTGATTGCTTTGCCATTATTTATGGAAACTTTCGCCTTTTTCTTTGAAGCTATCTTTCTAGGGATTTATTTATACACTTGGGATCGATTTAAAAATAGGTGGATTCATTGGATATTAACGATACCGATTATGATAGGCTCTTCCGCATCAGCCTTATTTATTACAACGGTGAATGCATTTATGAATACACCTCAAGGATTTGATTTAGTTGATGGAAAAGCAATAAACATTGACCCAATTGCAGCGATGTTAAACCCTGCAACACCGACGAAAGTTTTTCATGTGTTAACTTCTTCTTATATGACATCGGCCCTTATACTAGCTGCGATTACTGCATTTGCAATTTTAAAGGGAAGCAAGGGGGAGTATCATCGCAAAGCTTTACGTTTAACAATGGTTGCTGGCTTTGTGTTTACGATTGGAACTGCACTGGCTGGCGATGTTTCTGCGAAATTTTTAGCAGAGTATCAACCAGAAAAATTAGCTGCTGCAGAGTGGCATTTTGAAACAGAATCAAACGCTGATCTTATTTTGTTCGGAACGTTAGATGAAAATAATGAAATTCATAACGAAATTCGAATTCCAGGTTTTTTAAGCTTTTTAGCTGGAGGCTCACTTGATACTGAGGTAATTGGTTTAAATGAGTTTCCAGAAGATGAGTTGCCACCACTATGGGTCCATTATTTATTTGATTTAATGGTTAGTATTGGAGTCTTTAGTTTAATCATTACTTTCTTCTTTATTGTTGCATGGAAATGGAAGAGGTTGAATGAATGGTGGAAGCCGCTATTATGGGGAATTGTTGCCAGCGGTCCATTAGCTATGCTTGCTATTGAATTTGGTTGGATATTTGCCGAAGTCGGAAGACAACCTTGGATTTTAAGAGGGTATATGAAAGTGGCTGAAGCAGCAACGAAGGGAGACGGTGTAGGGATTACCTTTATCCTATTTGTTTTACTATACATCGTATTAGCCGTGTTAACGATTGTCGTTTTAATTAAAATGTTTAAAAATAAACCAGCAGAAGCTGAATTAGAACAACGTTTTCCAATAAAACAGTAA